A portion of the Magnolia sinica isolate HGM2019 chromosome 17, MsV1, whole genome shotgun sequence genome contains these proteins:
- the LOC131230849 gene encoding uncharacterized protein At5g19025-like produces the protein MLLPLSPPSTMPPQNSFSSKPKKPSSNPNPNPNHSSSSSSSSHLLLCKHHHHSPSATTLDLLILLLVLFSSLFLISSLLSHLFHSLSLLLSPPPLLPLPLLLSFLLFSAISIAAVEFFCPTSRRCSNPRCKGLKKSLEFDIQLQTEESLRSPSSREIDLLPWKGGSDSNPDYDCLRSELRRMAPPNGRAVLLFRSRCGCAIAKLEAWGPKRSRRHKKGVGTLAIDGGDRSDR, from the coding sequence ATGCTCCTCCCCTTGTCTCCTCCCTCCACAATGCCTCCTCAGAACTCCTTCTCTTCCAAACCCAAGAAACCCTcctcaaaccctaaccctaaccctaaccatagcagcagcagcagcagcagctcccATCTCCTCCTCTGCAAGCACCACCACCATTCCCCTTCTGCCACAACCCTCgacctcctcatcctcctcctcgttCTCTTCTCTTCCCTTTTTCTCATATCCTCCCTCCTCTCTCAcctcttccattctctctctcttcttctttcccctCCCCCACTCCTTCCCCTTCCCCTCCTTCTCTCCTTCCTCCTCTTCTCTGCTATTTCGATCGCAGCCGTCGAATTCTTCTGCCCTACCTCCCGCCGATGCTCCAACCCTCGCTGTAAGGGCCTCAAGAAGTCCCTCGAGTTCGATATCCAGCTCCAGACCGAGGAATCCCTCCGCTCGCCTTCCTCCCGTGAGATTGACCTTCTTCCTTGGAAGGGTGGCTCCGATTCCAACCCCGACTACGACTGCCTCCGATCCGAGCTCCGACGCATGGCGCCCCCCAATGGCCGCGCTGTCCTGCTTTTCAGATCCCGGTGCGGTTGTGCCATTGCCAAGCTCGAGGCGTGGGGTCCCAAGCGCAGCCGCCGGCATAAGAA